In Syntrophotaleaceae bacterium, the DNA window CGATAATGACGCTCATGGCATAGTCCATATAGGACTTGCGCATCTCATCTTCGATGTTGACGCTCTGCTTGTTCTGATCCGAAAGCATCTATTTCCTCCGGGGATAGAATGACATCCCGCAAATTTTTCCTGCTAATCGTGATATCTCATTGCCGAGGCGGTTCTGTCGGGAATTCAGATTGGAGACGAGCCGGTTGTTCGAAGATCCGACTTCCGAACCCCTTTTCTCAAACCATTAAATATCCAGGTTGGCAACGTTGAGGGCGTTGTTCTCGATGAATTCCCGCCGCGGCTCGACCTGGTCTCCCATCAGCACGGTAAAAATTTCGTTGGCTTCCACCGCATCCTCTATCTTCACCTGGAGCAGAACCCGTTTTTCCGGATCCATGGTGGTTTCCCAGAGCTGATCCGGATTCATCTCGCCGAGACCTTTGTAGCGCTGGATGTACTGGCCCTTGCGCGACCTGGTCAGAAACAGATTGAGCAGTTCCTGGCGGTCGGCTACGGTGGCCTCTTCCTGTCCTTCGCTGGAGACAAAGGCCTTCTCTCCCTTGCAGACATCCTCCACCTGGCCGTAGGCCTGCAGCAGCAGCTGGTATTCCCGGGTCGACAGTGCCTCCAGAACAGCCTGATCGATGCGGGCCCTGATGTTCCCAAGGGTAAACAGTATCCGCTGCGGGTCTTCCATGACCTGAAAGGTGGCCCGGGGCTCCAGCTGCCGCAGTTTTTCCGCCAGGGGTTCCAGAGTGACCAGGTCGGCGAAGCTGTTGGCCAGTTTGCCCTGAACGAAGACCTTCAGCAGTTCAGCGTGTATCCCCTTATGCACCATTTTGTCGAATAAACGGTTATATTCTATGATGTTGCGCAGAGTCGGAATAATCTGTTTGCCCCGCAGGGTTTTTTCCGTTTTTTCAAACTGCAGGGTGATCCCTTCCACCCCCTGGCCGAGCAGATAGTCGAGCAGGGCCTCCTCGTCCTTGAGATAGATCTCGCTCTTGCCCTTCTTCGCCTTGTACAGGGGGGGTTGAGCGATGTAGAGGTAGCCCCGCTCGATGATTTCCGGCATCTGCCGGAAAAAGAAGGTCAGCAGCAGGGTACGGATATGGGAGCCGTCGACATCCGCGTCGGTCATGATGATGATCCGGTGGTAGCGGATCTTGCTGATGTCGAAATCGTCCTTGCCGATGCCGGTGCCCATAGCTGTGATCAGGGTGCGAATCTCGTTGGAGGTGAGCATCTTGTCGAAACGGGCTTTTTCGACGTTGAGAATTTTGCCCTTGAGAGGCAAAATGGCTTGATAGCGGCGGTCTCTGCCCTGTTTGGCGCTGCCTCCGGCGCTGTCACCCTCGACCAGATAGACTTCACAAAGCCCCGGATCCTTTTCCTGGCAGTCCGCCAGCTTGCCGGGCAGCGACAGACTGTCGAGAGCCCCCTTGCGCCGGGTCAGATCACGGGCCTTGCGAGCCGCCTCCCGGGCCCGGGCCGCTTCGATCCCTTTTTCGAGGATCTTGCGGGCAACCTGGGGATTTTCCTCGAGATAGGTGGCCAGTTTTTCGTTGACAAGCGTCTCCACGAACCCCTTGATCTCCGAATTGCCCAGTTTGGTCTTGGTCTGCCCCTCGAACTGGGGTTCGGGCAGCTTGACCGAAATGACTGCCGACATCCCCTCCCTCAGGTCGTCTCCCGAGATGGAGGTCTTGATGTTCTTGAGCAGGTTGTTGGCGGTGGCATAATGGTTCATGGTCCGGGTCAGGGCCGCCTTGAAACCGATCAGATGGGTTCCCCCCTCATGGGTGTTGATGTTGTTGGCAAAAGAGAAAATCCGCTCGTCGTAGCCGTCGTTGTACTGGAAGGCCACCTCCATCTCGACCCCTTCCCGCTCTCCCTTAAAGAAGATAGGCGGTGTATGGAGCGGTGTCTTGGCCCGGTTGAGATACTCGACGAAGGAAACGATCCCTCCTTCATACACGAAAACGTGTTCTTTTTCGCTCCGCTCGTCCTGGATGCGGATATGGACGCCGGCGTTGAGAAAAG includes these proteins:
- the gyrB gene encoding DNA topoisomerase (ATP-hydrolyzing) subunit B produces the protein MSLQEEKDYGAGSIKVLEGLSAVRKRPAMYIGSTGVQGLHHLVYEVVDNSIDESLAGYCNEVEITIHLDGSVTVEDNGRGIPVDMHPTMKKSAAEVVMTVLHAGGKFDSDSYKVSGGLHGVGVSVVNALSERLDLEIRRNKRKYRQSYCRGVPLEPLKEEGETGKRGTKITFWPDPEIFETTEFSFETLSRRLRELAFLNAGVHIRIQDERSEKEHVFVYEGGIVSFVEYLNRAKTPLHTPPIFFKGEREGVEMEVAFQYNDGYDERIFSFANNINTHEGGTHLIGFKAALTRTMNHYATANNLLKNIKTSISGDDLREGMSAVISVKLPEPQFEGQTKTKLGNSEIKGFVETLVNEKLATYLEENPQVARKILEKGIEAARAREAARKARDLTRRKGALDSLSLPGKLADCQEKDPGLCEVYLVEGDSAGGSAKQGRDRRYQAILPLKGKILNVEKARFDKMLTSNEIRTLITAMGTGIGKDDFDISKIRYHRIIIMTDADVDGSHIRTLLLTFFFRQMPEIIERGYLYIAQPPLYKAKKGKSEIYLKDEEALLDYLLGQGVEGITLQFEKTEKTLRGKQIIPTLRNIIEYNRLFDKMVHKGIHAELLKVFVQGKLANSFADLVTLEPLAEKLRQLEPRATFQVMEDPQRILFTLGNIRARIDQAVLEALSTREYQLLLQAYGQVEDVCKGEKAFVSSEGQEEATVADRQELLNLFLTRSRKGQYIQRYKGLGEMNPDQLWETTMDPEKRVLLQVKIEDAVEANEIFTVLMGDQVEPRREFIENNALNVANLDI